In Eupeodes corollae chromosome 3, idEupCoro1.1, whole genome shotgun sequence, a single genomic region encodes these proteins:
- the LOC129949644 gene encoding serine--tRNA ligase, cytoplasmic: protein MVLDLDLFRSDKGGNPDKIRENQSKRFKDVALVETVIAQDTEWRQRRHRADNLNKVKNVCSKEIGEKMKKKEPVGDDKEPVPENLKKDLTELTADILKSLTVNQIKKVRVLIDEDMAENEKLLQQAEATRNSALREVGNHLHESVPVSDDEEKNKVERTFGDCTVRGKYSHVDLIVMIDGMNAEKGSVVSGGRGYFLTGPAVFLEQALIQHALHSLYKKDYTPLYTPFFMRKEVMQEVAQLSQFDEELYKVVGKGSEKAEEAGVDEKYLIATSEQPIAAYHRDEWLPEASLPIKYAGLSTCFRQEVGSHGRDTRGIFRVHQFEKVEQFVLTSPHDNKSWEMMDEMIGNAEQFCQSLGIPYRVVNIVSGALNHAASKKLDLEAWFGGSGAFRELVSCSNCLDYQARRLLVRYGQTKKMNAAVDYVHMLNATMCAATRVICAILETHQTETGIKVPEVLKKFMPEKYQDEIPFVKPAPIDVEAAAAATGKKGKKSKEAAA, encoded by the exons ATGGTTTTGGATTTAGATCTCTTCCGCAGTGACAAAGGAGGCAATCCCGATAAAATTCGTGAGAATCAATCGAAACGATTCAAGGATGTAGCTCTAGTTGAGACCGTGATTGCTCAGGACACCGAATGGAGACAGAGAAGACATCGTGCGGACAActtaaacaaagttaaaaatgtcTGCAGCAAAGAAATCGGCgagaaaatgaagaagaaggAACCAGTGGGCGATGATAAGGAGCCAGTTCCTGAAAATTTGAAGAAAGACCTTACCGAACTCACTGCCGACATTCTCAAGAGTCTCACCGTCAACCAAATTAAG AAAGTTCGTGTTCTAATTGACGAAGATATGGCTGAGAATGAGAAGCTCCTGCAACAGGCCGAAGCAACTCGGAACTCAGCTCTGCGTGAGGTAGGCAATCACTTGCACGAGAGTGTTCCCGTCAGCGACGACGAAGAGAAGAACAAAGTCGAGAGGACATTTGGGGATTGCACAGTGCGGGGAAAATACTCCCATGTGGATCTCATTGTCATGATTGATGGTATGAACGCTGAGAAGGGATCCGTCGTTTCCGGTGGACGTGGTTATTTCCTAACTGGTCCTGCCGTGTTCCTGGAACAGGCCCTCATCCAGCATGCACTCCACAGTCTGTATAAGAAAGACTACACACCTCTGTATACTCCATTCTTCATGCGCAAAGAAGTGATGCAAGAAGTTGCACAACTTTCGCAATTCGACGAGGAATTGTACAAGGTTGTGGGAAAGGGCAGTGAGAAGGCCGAGGAAGCCGGTGTCGATGAAAAATACCTAATTGCCACCTCCGAACAACCTATCGCCGCATATCACCGTGATGAATGGCTCCCAGAGGCTTCACTGCCCATCAAATACGCCGGGCTCTCAACCTGCTTCCGTCAAGAGGTAGGATCTCACGGACGTGATACTCGTGGAATATTCCGTGTGCATCAGTTCGAGAAGGTAGAACAGTTCGTGCTGACCTCGCCGCACGATAACAAATCCTGGGAAATGATGGACGAGATGATCGGCAACGCGGAACAGTTCTGTCAATCTTTAGGCATACCATATCGGGTAGTTAACATTGTTTCGGGAGCCCTCAACCATGCCGCCTCAAAGAAGCTCGACTTGGAAGCATGGTTCGGCGGCAGTGGTGCATTCCGTGAGCTGGTCTCCTGCTCAAACTGCCTGGACTACCAAGCAAGGCGACTCCTCGTGCGTTACGGTCAGACAAAAAAGATGAATGCTGCCGTCGATTATGTGCACATGTTAAATGCCACCATGTGCGCTGCCACTCGTGTCATCTGTGCTATTTTGGAGACACATCAAACCGAAACTGGCATAAAAGTGCCTGAGGTGTTGAAAAAATTCATGCCCGAAAAGTACCAAGATGAGATTCCATTTGTTAAACCAGCTCCAATTGAT